The Chitinophagaceae bacterium genome window below encodes:
- a CDS encoding PIG-L family deacetylase, whose product MKKFFISLLYILFAFTSFSQTPQTLNSADILLGLKKLKVIGSVLYIAAHPDDENTRLLAYLSKERLYRTGYLSMTRGDGGQNLIGDEQGIELGLIRTQELLSARRMDGAEQFFTRAYDFGFSKTTDETLRIWDKEKILSDVVWVIRKFQPDVIMTRFPPDSRAGHGHHSSSAVLAREAFDAAADPNRFPEQFHYGVKPWKAKRIMWNTFNFGSTNTTSNDQLKIDVGVFNPLLGKGYGEIASESRSQHKSQGFGVPRQRGNAIEFFTLTGGDSMKNDFAEGIVTDWSRYEGGASINQLIDKIVAEYSFQNPSASVKSLVELYKAIEKINDGDWKIKKLNEVKSLIEACVGLWMEASTNQEFIVMGDSLRVNFNVISRANDVPVEIQRIKIDSSFILSIPDSIKAKFISYQESFKKEMEEQPYFVDTFLRKALVPNQSINFVRKILVKRNETEPYWISKPMNTGSFTVDDQTKIGMAENAPVYEALFYATVYGTDFVFSKPVMFKSTDAVKGELYQKLVVYPPALIKANNSLLLFKNTESKNANFTFSPQATLKTKASVSINTSNGWKLKPDYGNFQFLKGQDYELQVAVKPDRFVNGSTTFVQPSFTSGVSRFNRQRVRKIEYDHIPVITYFPDAVTKVVEVGVKITGMKIGYINGAGDFLPYCLEQLGYKVDFLKEEQLTVENLKQYDAVVTGVRAYNVHPWLSSAYDALMQYVKLGGVLLVQYNTSNQIGPVKAKMSPYPFTISRNRVTEEDAKVNFLAPNHVVLNYPNKITEKDFDGWVQERSVYEAENTDSNYVSILGMNDAGEPQRKGSLIVADYGKGRFVYSSVAFFRQLPAGVPGAYRLIANLLAKPKK is encoded by the coding sequence ATGAAGAAATTTTTCATATCACTTCTTTACATTTTATTTGCTTTCACTTCATTTTCCCAAACCCCTCAAACACTGAACAGTGCTGATATTTTGCTGGGGTTAAAGAAGCTGAAAGTAATTGGCAGTGTCTTATACATTGCTGCACATCCTGATGATGAGAATACAAGACTGCTTGCATATCTCAGCAAAGAACGTTTATACCGAACCGGTTATTTAAGTATGACAAGAGGTGATGGCGGACAGAACCTGATTGGTGATGAACAGGGAATTGAACTGGGCTTGATCCGTACACAGGAATTATTATCGGCAAGAAGAATGGATGGAGCCGAACAGTTTTTTACCCGTGCTTATGATTTTGGTTTTTCCAAAACAACAGATGAAACCTTACGCATCTGGGATAAGGAAAAAATATTGAGCGATGTGGTTTGGGTGATCCGTAAGTTTCAACCCGATGTGATCATGACCCGTTTTCCTCCCGACAGCAGGGCTGGGCATGGACATCATTCTTCATCGGCAGTTCTTGCCCGTGAAGCATTTGATGCAGCAGCAGATCCCAATCGTTTTCCAGAACAGTTTCATTATGGTGTAAAGCCATGGAAGGCAAAACGCATCATGTGGAATACGTTCAATTTTGGCAGCACAAATACAACCAGTAATGATCAGCTGAAAATTGATGTGGGTGTTTTTAATCCATTGTTGGGCAAAGGTTATGGTGAAATTGCCAGTGAAAGCCGCAGCCAGCACAAGAGCCAGGGTTTTGGTGTGCCACGTCAGCGTGGAAATGCGATTGAATTTTTTACACTTACAGGTGGTGATTCGATGAAGAATGATTTTGCTGAAGGGATTGTTACTGACTGGAGCCGTTATGAAGGTGGTGCATCCATCAATCAACTCATTGATAAAATTGTTGCTGAGTATTCTTTTCAAAATCCATCAGCTTCTGTAAAAAGTCTAGTTGAATTATATAAAGCCATTGAAAAAATTAATGACGGAGACTGGAAAATTAAGAAGCTGAATGAAGTAAAAAGTTTGATTGAAGCATGTGTAGGGTTGTGGATGGAAGCAAGTACAAACCAGGAGTTTATTGTTATGGGCGACAGTCTTCGTGTAAACTTTAATGTGATCAGCAGAGCCAATGATGTTCCTGTTGAAATACAAAGAATAAAGATTGACAGCAGTTTTATTCTTTCAATACCCGACAGTATAAAGGCGAAATTCATTTCTTACCAAGAATCATTTAAAAAAGAAATGGAGGAGCAACCATATTTTGTTGATACTTTTCTGAGGAAAGCATTAGTGCCTAATCAAAGTATAAACTTTGTAAGAAAGATATTGGTAAAGAGAAATGAAACCGAGCCGTACTGGATTTCTAAGCCAATGAATACAGGAAGTTTTACAGTTGATGATCAGACAAAGATTGGCATGGCAGAAAATGCTCCTGTTTATGAAGCTTTATTTTATGCAACAGTTTATGGAACTGATTTTGTTTTCAGTAAACCCGTAATGTTTAAGTCTACAGATGCTGTAAAAGGAGAGTTGTATCAAAAGCTGGTTGTATATCCGCCGGCATTGATCAAAGCAAATAATTCATTGCTTCTTTTCAAAAACACCGAATCAAAAAATGCAAACTTTACGTTTTCTCCGCAGGCAACTCTTAAAACAAAAGCATCTGTTTCAATCAACACCTCTAATGGCTGGAAGTTGAAACCTGATTATGGAAATTTTCAGTTTTTGAAGGGGCAGGATTATGAACTGCAGGTGGCAGTAAAACCCGACCGGTTTGTAAATGGCTCAACAACTTTTGTGCAGCCAAGTTTTACATCAGGGGTTTCCAGGTTTAACAGGCAGCGGGTTCGTAAGATTGAATATGATCATATTCCTGTTATTACTTATTTCCCCGATGCAGTTACAAAAGTTGTTGAAGTTGGTGTAAAGATTACAGGAATGAAAATAGGATATATCAATGGAGCAGGCGATTTTCTTCCTTACTGTCTGGAGCAGTTGGGATATAAAGTTGACTTTCTGAAAGAAGAGCAATTGACTGTTGAAAATTTAAAACAATACGACGCAGTTGTTACAGGCGTTCGTGCTTATAATGTACATCCGTGGTTAAGCAGTGCCTATGATGCATTGATGCAGTATGTAAAGCTTGGAGGTGTGTTATTGGTTCAATATAATACCAGCAACCAGATTGGTCCGGTGAAAGCAAAGATGTCGCCTTATCCGTTTACCATTTCAAGAAACAGGGTAACAGAAGAAGATGCGAAAGTGAATTTCCTTGCTCCCAATCATGTTGTGCTGAATTACCCGAATAAGATTACTGAAAAAGATTTTGATGGATGGGTGCAGGAACGGAGTGTATATGAAGCTGAAAATACAGACAGCAATTATGTTTCTATACTGGGTATGAATGATGCTGGTGAGCCACAACGAAAAGGAAGTTTAATTGTAGCTGATTATGGTAAGGGAAGATTTGTATATTCATCTGTTGCATTTTTCAGGCAATTGCCGGCAGGTGTTCCCGGTGCATATCGATTAATAGCTAACTTGCTGGCCAAACCAAAGAAATAA
- a CDS encoding sodium:solute symporter, translating into MNFQLTDWTVLIVTLLGVISYGMYKSRTSKNLEGYFLSNRQMPWWLVMLSIMGTQASAITFLTAPGQAYTDGMRFVQYYFGLPLAMIVLSITFVPIFHKLKLFTAYEFLEKRFDLKNKNAYFLLFLLSRGLSTGISIYAPSLVLHSMLGWDIYVTNILMGGLLIIYTVTGGAKAVAYTQQLQFVIIYAAMFVAGYYAITSLPEGIGFIDALHIAGKSGKLNVITTGVTENGFDWKDRYNIWSGLIGGLFLALSYFGTDQSQVGRYLTAKDTKESRVGLLMNGLLKVPLQFSILLIGCLLFAYYSFFKAPAFFNKSQENVVLKSSFAGEYKTAASNYALVQDEKKSAALDLTNALKEKNELAVTSARTEMQLAEANGKKIREQMKGIIKKADPNADTNDTNYIFLRFVGDVLPKGLVGLIIAIIFLAAWGSIAAALNSLASCTMIDFHKKFSKKELTQKEEYNWGKIYTLFWGLFSILIAFFAYNLGNSLIEAVNILGSWFYGTILGIFLVAFYLKRVGGTAVFIAAILSEIIVISVYYLDIISFLWLNVIGAIAVILLSLLIQILTSLKRV; encoded by the coding sequence ATGAATTTTCAACTTACAGACTGGACCGTATTGATTGTTACATTGCTGGGAGTGATCTCTTACGGCATGTATAAAAGCCGTACTTCAAAAAACCTCGAAGGATATTTTTTGAGCAACCGGCAAATGCCCTGGTGGCTGGTGATGCTGAGTATTATGGGCACGCAGGCAAGCGCCATTACTTTTTTAACAGCACCGGGACAGGCATATACTGATGGTATGCGTTTTGTACAATACTATTTCGGCTTGCCTTTAGCAATGATTGTATTGAGCATTACATTCGTCCCAATTTTTCATAAGCTGAAATTATTTACCGCTTACGAGTTTTTAGAAAAACGGTTTGATCTAAAAAACAAGAACGCTTACTTCCTTTTATTTTTACTGTCAAGAGGATTAAGTACGGGGATCAGTATTTATGCTCCATCGCTTGTATTGCACAGTATGCTTGGATGGGATATTTATGTAACAAATATTTTAATGGGAGGTTTGCTGATCATCTATACAGTAACAGGAGGTGCAAAGGCAGTTGCTTATACACAGCAATTGCAGTTTGTTATTATTTATGCTGCGATGTTTGTTGCCGGTTACTATGCCATAACTTCCTTACCTGAAGGAATCGGTTTTATAGATGCGTTGCATATTGCAGGTAAAAGTGGAAAGCTGAATGTAATTACAACCGGTGTTACAGAAAATGGATTCGACTGGAAAGACCGTTATAATATCTGGAGCGGTTTGATTGGTGGTTTGTTTCTGGCCCTGAGTTATTTTGGTACAGATCAAAGCCAGGTGGGAAGATATCTTACTGCAAAGGATACAAAGGAAAGCAGGGTAGGATTATTAATGAACGGTCTTTTAAAAGTGCCGCTGCAGTTTTCCATTCTGCTGATCGGCTGTTTGTTATTTGCGTATTATTCTTTCTTTAAAGCACCTGCTTTTTTTAACAAGTCACAGGAAAATGTGGTGTTGAAGAGCAGCTTTGCAGGTGAATATAAAACTGCTGCTTCCAACTATGCATTGGTGCAGGATGAAAAAAAATCAGCTGCACTTGATCTTACCAATGCATTGAAGGAAAAAAATGAACTGGCTGTTACTTCTGCAAGAACGGAAATGCAGCTGGCAGAAGCTAATGGAAAAAAGATCAGGGAACAGATGAAGGGCATCATTAAAAAAGCTGATCCCAATGCTGATACAAACGATACCAATTATATATTTCTCCGTTTTGTTGGTGATGTTTTGCCAAAAGGACTAGTTGGGTTGATCATTGCCATCATCTTCCTGGCAGCATGGGGAAGTATTGCAGCTGCACTCAACTCACTTGCGTCCTGCACCATGATTGATTTTCATAAAAAGTTTTCGAAGAAAGAACTCACACAGAAGGAAGAATATAACTGGGGAAAAATCTACACATTATTCTGGGGCTTATTCAGCATATTGATTGCATTCTTTGCCTATAATCTCGGCAACAGTTTAATTGAAGCAGTGAATATTCTTGGAAGCTGGTTTTACGGAACCATTCTCGGTATTTTCCTTGTAGCCTTTTATTTAAAGCGGGTAGGAGGAACTGCGGTGTTTATTGCTGCGATTCTGTCGGAAATCATAGTCATTTCAGTGTATTACCTCGATATCATTTCTTTCCTTTGGCTGAATGTTATAGGAGCAATTGCAGTGATCCTTCTTTCATTGCTTATCCAAATTTTAACAAGTCTTAAACGGGTGTGA